In Streptomyces chartreusis, the following proteins share a genomic window:
- a CDS encoding bifunctional succinyldiaminopimelate transaminase/glutamate-prephenate aminotransferase: MSAVSDRLPTFPWDKLEPYKKTAAAHPDGIVDLSVGTPVDPVPELIQKALIDAADSPGYPTVWGTPALRDAITGWVERRLGARGVTHRHVLPIVGSKELVAWLPTQLGLGPGDRVAYPRLAYPTYEVGARLARAEYEVYDDPTELDPRGLKLLWLNSPSNPTGKVLSGQELTRIVAWAREHGVLIFSDECYLELGWEADPVSVLHPDVNGGSYDGIVAVHSLSKRSNLAGYRAAFLAGDPAVLGPLLEIRKHGGMMTSAPTQAAVVAALGDDEHVRVQRDRYAARRTALRGALEAHGFRIEHSEASLYLWATRDESCWATVAHLAELGVLVAPGDFYGEAGARHVRVAFTATDARVEAAVRRLA; the protein is encoded by the coding sequence GTGTCCGCAGTCTCCGACCGCCTTCCGACCTTTCCCTGGGACAAGCTGGAGCCGTACAAGAAGACGGCCGCCGCGCATCCGGACGGGATCGTCGACCTCTCCGTCGGCACGCCGGTCGACCCGGTCCCCGAGCTGATCCAGAAGGCGCTGATCGACGCCGCGGACTCCCCGGGCTATCCGACGGTCTGGGGCACCCCGGCGCTGCGCGACGCGATCACGGGCTGGGTTGAGCGCCGCCTGGGCGCCCGTGGGGTCACCCATCGGCACGTCCTGCCGATCGTCGGCTCCAAGGAACTGGTCGCCTGGCTCCCCACCCAGCTGGGTCTCGGCCCCGGCGACCGGGTGGCGTACCCGCGGCTGGCCTACCCGACGTACGAGGTGGGCGCCCGGCTCGCCCGCGCCGAGTACGAGGTGTACGACGACCCGACCGAGCTGGACCCGCGCGGTCTGAAGCTGCTCTGGCTGAACTCGCCGTCCAACCCCACCGGCAAGGTCCTCTCCGGGCAGGAGCTGACCCGGATCGTCGCCTGGGCCCGTGAGCACGGCGTCCTGATCTTCTCCGACGAGTGCTACCTGGAGCTGGGCTGGGAGGCGGACCCGGTCTCGGTCCTGCACCCGGACGTCAACGGCGGCTCCTACGACGGCATCGTCGCGGTGCACTCCCTGTCGAAGCGGTCGAACCTGGCGGGCTACCGGGCGGCGTTCCTGGCCGGCGACCCGGCGGTCCTCGGCCCGCTCCTGGAGATCCGCAAGCACGGCGGCATGATGACGTCGGCCCCGACCCAGGCGGCGGTCGTCGCGGCCCTCGGCGACGACGAGCACGTCCGCGTCCAGCGCGACCGCTACGCCGCCCGCCGCACGGCCCTGCGCGGGGCGCTCGAGGCCCACGGCTTCCGCATCGAGCACAGCGAGGCCAGCCTCTACCTCTGGGCCACCCGCGACGAGTCCTGCTGGGCCACCGTCGCCCACCTGGCCGAACTCGGCGTCCTGGTGGCCCCCGGCGACTTCTACGGCGAGGCCGGCGCCCGCCACGTACGAGTGGCGTTCACGGCGACGGACGCCCGAGTGGAGGCGGCGGTACGCCGCCTGGCGTGA
- the dapE gene encoding succinyl-diaminopimelate desuccinylase, whose translation MADTSLDLTLDAAKLTAQLVDFPSVSGTEKPLADAIETALRALPHLTVERYGNNVVARTHLGRPERVILAGHIDTVPIADNVPSRLDEDGVLWGCGTCDMKSGVAVQLRIAETVVAPNRDLTFVFYDNEEVTAELNGLKHIAENRPQWLEGDFAVLLEPSDGEVEGGCQGTLRVLLRTKGERAHSARGWMGSNAIHAASPILARLASYEPRYPVIDGLEYREGLNAVGISGGVAGNVIPDECIVTVNFRYAPDRTEEEAVAHVREVFADCGVEEFVVDDHSGGALPGLSHPAAAAFMKAVGGTARPKYGWTDVSRFSSLGIPAVNYGPGNPHLAHKRDERVETAKILAGEERLRAWLTA comes from the coding sequence ATGGCCGACACCTCCCTTGACCTCACGCTGGACGCCGCGAAGCTCACCGCGCAGCTCGTAGACTTCCCCTCCGTCAGCGGCACGGAGAAGCCCCTGGCCGACGCCATCGAGACCGCCCTGCGCGCCCTGCCGCACCTGACGGTCGAGCGGTACGGCAACAACGTCGTGGCGCGCACGCATCTGGGCCGGCCGGAGCGCGTGATCCTCGCCGGTCACATCGACACCGTGCCGATCGCGGACAACGTCCCCTCTCGGCTGGACGAGGACGGCGTCCTGTGGGGCTGCGGCACCTGCGACATGAAGTCCGGTGTCGCGGTCCAGCTCCGCATCGCCGAGACGGTCGTGGCCCCGAACCGCGACCTGACCTTCGTCTTCTACGACAACGAAGAGGTGACCGCCGAACTCAACGGCCTCAAGCACATCGCCGAGAACCGCCCGCAGTGGCTGGAGGGCGACTTCGCGGTGCTGCTGGAGCCGTCGGACGGCGAGGTCGAGGGCGGCTGCCAGGGCACGCTCAGGGTCCTGCTCAGGACCAAGGGCGAGCGCGCCCACTCCGCGCGTGGCTGGATGGGCTCGAACGCGATCCACGCCGCGTCCCCGATCCTGGCGCGCCTCGCCTCGTACGAGCCCCGGTACCCGGTGATCGACGGCCTGGAGTACCGCGAGGGCCTGAACGCGGTCGGCATCTCGGGCGGCGTGGCGGGCAACGTCATTCCCGACGAGTGCATTGTGACCGTCAACTTCCGCTACGCCCCGGACCGCACCGAGGAGGAGGCAGTCGCCCATGTCCGCGAGGTCTTCGCCGACTGCGGCGTCGAGGAGTTCGTGGTGGACGACCACAGCGGCGGCGCGCTGCCGGGGCTGTCCCACCCGGCGGCGGCTGCGTTCATGAAGGCGGTCGGAGGCACCGCGCGGCCCAAGTACGGCTGGACGGACGTCTCCCGCTTCTCGTCCCTCGGCATCCCGGCGGTGAACTACGGCCCCGGCAATCCGCACTTGGCCCACAAGCGGGATGAACGGGTGGAAACCGCGAAGATCCTGGCGGGCGAGGAGCGGCTGAGGGCGTGGCTCACGGCGTAG
- a CDS encoding heavy metal transporter: protein MPELSPTRKRRGRLLRRGAAFMVLLAVAGYLAVQYVTGGTGTPGCDVVSGKGDGAGYEFTPEQAVNAATIAAVGTGRGLPERAVTIALATALQESGLRNIGHGDRDSLGLFQQRPSMGWGTEEEILDPVYSAGEFYEHLVKVPDYTRLPLTVAAQRVQRSGFPEAYAKHEPDATLLAAALTGRSAATLTCEGRPGTARAAGADSVRDALLRDFGRDALQPAAAEVSGEKAAPSPTPSVIKQDDRTVLLPVPADEGSGAGRRARERGWQLAHWAVANASDLHIKRVSYGGRQWTAGNTDSQWRAITGAGAAEAGSGAGPVRIVTAP from the coding sequence GTGCCAGAGCTGTCACCCACTCGCAAACGTCGTGGCCGTCTTCTCCGTCGCGGAGCGGCCTTCATGGTTCTGCTCGCCGTGGCGGGCTACCTCGCGGTGCAGTACGTCACCGGGGGCACGGGGACACCGGGCTGCGACGTCGTGTCGGGCAAGGGGGACGGCGCCGGTTACGAGTTCACGCCCGAGCAGGCGGTGAACGCGGCGACGATCGCCGCCGTCGGCACCGGCCGCGGGCTGCCCGAGCGGGCCGTCACGATCGCGCTGGCCACCGCGCTCCAGGAGTCGGGGCTGCGCAACATCGGCCACGGCGACCGCGACTCGCTCGGCCTGTTCCAGCAGCGGCCGTCGATGGGCTGGGGCACGGAGGAGGAGATCCTCGACCCGGTCTACTCGGCGGGCGAGTTCTACGAGCACCTGGTCAAGGTCCCCGACTACACGCGGCTGCCGCTCACCGTCGCCGCCCAGCGCGTCCAGCGCAGCGGCTTCCCGGAGGCGTACGCCAAGCACGAGCCGGACGCGACGCTGCTCGCCGCCGCCCTCACGGGCCGTTCGGCGGCCACGCTGACCTGCGAGGGCCGTCCGGGAACCGCCCGGGCCGCGGGTGCGGACTCCGTACGGGACGCGCTGCTGCGGGACTTCGGGCGCGACGCGCTCCAGCCGGCCGCGGCCGAGGTGAGCGGCGAGAAGGCGGCGCCCTCGCCGACGCCGTCCGTGATCAAGCAGGACGACCGGACCGTGCTGCTGCCGGTGCCGGCCGACGAGGGCTCCGGCGCCGGGCGCCGTGCACGCGAGCGTGGCTGGCAGCTGGCGCACTGGGCCGTGGCCAACGCCTCGGATCTGCATATCAAGCGGGTGTCGTACGGCGGTCGGCAGTGGACCGCCGGGAACACCGACAGCCAGTGGCGCGCGATCACCGGGGCGGGTGCCGCGGAGGCCGGGAGCGGTGCGGGCCCGGTCCGGATCGTCACTGCTCCGTAG
- a CDS encoding ATP-binding protein codes for MSLPLTRRIARAALLVAAGAAAGVGAAGSASAAPGLPEAPQVGGLTALDGTTVVDGATQNAAGLAGGAVDTAVDKALPTAAKTGDKVTKSGGKAAKKAVPAAKKAGGKVTKTGGKVAKERAAAAQQTAGGVAGSVGAVLGDAAGSATQGGLPATGSLPVQGLPVG; via the coding sequence ATGTCCCTCCCCCTGACCCGCCGGATCGCCCGTGCCGCGCTGCTCGTCGCTGCGGGGGCGGCTGCCGGGGTCGGTGCGGCCGGCTCCGCCAGCGCGGCCCCCGGACTGCCCGAGGCCCCCCAGGTCGGTGGCCTGACCGCCCTGGACGGCACGACTGTCGTCGACGGCGCCACCCAGAACGCCGCCGGGCTCGCGGGCGGGGCCGTCGACACGGCGGTCGACAAGGCGCTCCCGACCGCGGCCAAGACCGGCGACAAGGTGACCAAGAGCGGCGGCAAGGCCGCGAAGAAGGCGGTACCGGCCGCGAAGAAGGCCGGTGGCAAGGTGACGAAGACCGGCGGCAAGGTCGCCAAGGAGCGTGCCGCGGCCGCGCAGCAGACCGCTGGTGGCGTGGCCGGGTCGGTCGGTGCCGTCCTCGGTGACGCGGCGGGTTCGGCCACGCAGGGCGGCCTGCCCGCGACCGGCTCGCTGCCGGTGCAGGGCCTTCCCGTCGGCTGA
- a CDS encoding TIGR00730 family Rossman fold protein, with the protein MERPGKRRERYNATGNPEGKKQPPEEQRLGPVLRRRDQVTASTTDQRLLDAGGPSDWVHTDPWRVLRIQSEFIEGFGTLAELPPAISVFGSARTPVDSPEYDAGVRLGRGLVEAGWAVITGGGPGAMEAANKGALEAKGISVGLGIELPFEQGLNPYVDIGLNFRYFFVRKMMFVKYAQGFVVLPGGLGTLDELFEALTLVQTQKVTRFPIVLFGSAYWGGLVDWLTNTLIAQGKASEKDLLLFHVTDDVDEAVALVSKEAAR; encoded by the coding sequence GTGGAAAGACCTGGCAAGCGGAGGGAGCGCTATAATGCTACCGGCAACCCCGAGGGCAAGAAGCAGCCACCGGAGGAGCAGCGCCTGGGACCGGTCCTGAGGCGGCGAGACCAGGTGACCGCGAGCACCACGGACCAGCGGCTGCTGGACGCGGGAGGCCCGTCGGACTGGGTCCACACCGACCCCTGGCGCGTCCTGCGCATCCAGTCGGAGTTCATCGAGGGCTTCGGCACGCTCGCCGAACTCCCGCCCGCCATCAGCGTCTTCGGCTCGGCGCGCACACCCGTGGACTCGCCCGAGTACGACGCCGGCGTCCGCCTCGGCCGCGGCCTGGTCGAGGCCGGCTGGGCCGTGATCACGGGCGGCGGACCCGGCGCCATGGAGGCGGCGAACAAGGGTGCGCTGGAGGCGAAGGGCATCTCGGTCGGCCTCGGCATCGAGCTCCCCTTCGAGCAGGGGCTCAACCCGTACGTCGACATCGGCCTGAACTTCCGGTACTTCTTCGTCCGCAAGATGATGTTCGTCAAGTACGCCCAGGGCTTCGTGGTCCTGCCCGGCGGCCTCGGCACCCTCGACGAACTCTTCGAGGCACTCACCCTCGTCCAGACCCAGAAGGTCACCCGCTTCCCGATCGTCCTGTTCGGCAGCGCCTACTGGGGCGGCCTGGTCGACTGGCTCACGAACACACTGATCGCCCAGGGCAAGGCGTCGGAGAAGGACCTGCTCCTGTTCCACGTCACGGACGACGTGGACGAGGCGGTCGCACTGGTGTCGAAGGAGGCCGCGCGCTAG
- the fdxA gene encoding ferredoxin yields the protein MTYVIAQPCVDVKDKACIEECPVDCIYEGSRSLYIHPDECVDCGACEPVCPVEAIFYEDDTPEEWKDYYKANVEFFDELGSPGGASKLGLIERDHPFIAALPPQAE from the coding sequence GTGACCTACGTCATCGCGCAGCCTTGTGTCGACGTCAAGGACAAGGCGTGCATCGAGGAGTGCCCGGTCGACTGCATCTACGAGGGCTCCCGGTCCTTGTACATCCACCCGGACGAATGCGTCGACTGCGGAGCCTGTGAGCCGGTGTGCCCGGTCGAGGCGATCTTCTACGAGGACGACACTCCGGAGGAGTGGAAGGACTACTACAAGGCGAACGTCGAGTTCTTCGACGAGCTCGGCTCCCCCGGCGGCGCCAGCAAGCTGGGCCTGATCGAGCGCGACCACCCCTTCATCGCCGCGCTGCCGCCGCAGGCCGAGTAA
- a CDS encoding GNAT family N-acetyltransferase → MEISATGRLEVRITAADVGKRVSVRRRHDPATEGEKFTDTVGVLASWDDGVLLITRKSGETVHIPEASLVAGKVVPPAPARRRGPAASYEELARVSARAWRPVESERLGEWELRAAAGFTRRANSALPLGDPGLPLPAALDAVRRWYGERGLPAYVQTATGAEGTQELLCAELERLGWTREVTAELWIGALAPVADRDEGAGVVLSREADDAWLTRYQRKGVSEVALKVLGSGPSVWFATVPGEGGGAPAAIGRCVVDGRWAGFAAVEVDPALRRRGLATRVMAALARRALEEGASAAWLQVEADNAGARGLYAGMGFAAHHAYHHYRSV, encoded by the coding sequence GTGGAAATATCTGCGACGGGGCGCCTTGAGGTCCGAATCACCGCTGCTGACGTGGGCAAACGGGTCTCCGTACGCCGCCGACACGATCCTGCGACCGAGGGTGAGAAGTTCACCGACACGGTGGGTGTTCTCGCATCATGGGACGACGGTGTGCTGCTGATCACACGGAAGAGTGGCGAGACCGTCCACATTCCGGAAGCGTCACTGGTCGCGGGCAAGGTGGTGCCGCCCGCTCCGGCCCGCCGGCGCGGCCCCGCCGCCTCCTACGAGGAACTCGCCCGCGTCTCCGCACGCGCGTGGCGGCCCGTGGAGAGCGAGCGGCTCGGCGAGTGGGAGCTGCGTGCAGCCGCCGGGTTCACCCGCCGCGCCAACTCGGCACTGCCGCTCGGCGACCCCGGCCTGCCGCTGCCGGCCGCGCTGGACGCCGTACGGCGCTGGTACGGCGAGCGCGGGCTCCCCGCGTACGTCCAGACCGCGACCGGGGCCGAGGGCACGCAGGAGCTGTTGTGCGCGGAGCTGGAGCGGCTGGGGTGGACCCGTGAGGTCACCGCGGAGCTGTGGATCGGGGCGCTGGCGCCGGTCGCGGACCGGGACGAGGGCGCCGGAGTGGTGCTGTCCCGGGAGGCGGACGACGCTTGGCTTACGCGGTATCAGCGCAAGGGGGTGAGCGAGGTGGCCCTGAAGGTGCTGGGCAGCGGACCTTCTGTGTGGTTCGCGACGGTCCCGGGCGAGGGCGGTGGTGCGCCCGCCGCCATCGGGCGGTGTGTCGTGGACGGGCGGTGGGCCGGTTTCGCCGCCGTGGAGGTGGACCCGGCGCTGCGGCGGCGGGGACTGGCCACCCGGGTGATGGCCGCGCTGGCCCGGCGGGCCCTGGAGGAGGGTGCGTCGGCGGCGTGGCTGCAGGTCGAGGCGGACAACGCGGGCGCGCGAGGGCTGTACGCCGGCATGGGATTCGCCGCGCATCACGCGTACCACCACTATCGATCAGTGTGA